A window from Cryobacterium sp. PAMC25264 encodes these proteins:
- a CDS encoding FMN reductase yields MTERTLAVVSAGLSQPSSTRLLADKLATATVARLADEGVTTTVVTYELRDYAQDIMNNMLTGFANPRLEEMIEAVTSADGLIAVTPIFTTSYSGLFKTFFDVIDNRSLTDQPVLIGATAGTPRHSLALDYALRPMFTYLHAVVVPTSVFAASEDWGTGDGGRIDSRVQTLPARIERAAGELASLVTRSDRSARIRDPFELPAGFNPAGLFPPR; encoded by the coding sequence ATGACCGAGCGCACCCTGGCGGTCGTCTCCGCCGGGCTCAGCCAGCCCTCGTCCACCCGTCTGCTCGCCGACAAGCTCGCCACGGCCACCGTGGCGCGCTTGGCCGACGAGGGTGTCACCACCACGGTCGTGACCTATGAACTGCGTGACTACGCGCAAGACATCATGAACAACATGCTCACCGGGTTCGCCAACCCGCGGCTGGAAGAGATGATCGAGGCTGTCACCTCGGCCGACGGCCTGATCGCCGTCACCCCGATCTTCACCACCAGCTACAGCGGACTGTTCAAGACCTTCTTCGACGTGATCGACAACCGTAGTCTCACCGACCAGCCGGTACTGATCGGCGCGACGGCGGGAACGCCGCGGCACTCACTGGCCCTGGACTACGCGCTGCGGCCGATGTTCACCTACCTGCACGCCGTGGTGGTGCCCACGTCGGTGTTCGCCGCGTCGGAGGACTGGGGCACCGGCGACGGCGGCCGGATCGACAGCCGGGTGCAGACCCTGCCGGCACGCATCGAGCGAGCCGCGGGTGAGCTGGCATCCCTGGTCACCCGTTCCGACCGGTCCGCCCGCATCCGCGACCCCTTCGAGCTCCCCGCCGGCTTCAACCCCGCCGGCCTGTTCCCGCCCCGTTAG
- a CDS encoding dihydroorotate dehydrogenase, which produces MVPVLDDTAFPDVRFAAAEARTAFPDARAAFFAAGSALDDPAVPDIDLSVRIGTLTLHNPVMPASGCFGPELGALIPVTELGATVTKTVFGSARGGNPVHRLTEIPAGMVNSVGIPSRGPAGYLAELHPRYAALGVPTIISVGGHRPGEYAPVVEALREHGSAFELNVSCPNLDRDGTDIGSDPAAIRVVVAAVRRVTDKPVIVKLPVLVASIADCARAAEEAGADAVCVANSIPAMPLDAGTRRPILGNVIGGLSGPSIRPIVLRLVWLASRAVQIPVIACGGVGSVDDALDYVAVGASAVQVGTASFARPFAAVEIARGLRHRCLDAGVGSIRELLELESAL; this is translated from the coding sequence ATGGTCCCCGTTCTCGACGACACCGCCTTTCCGGATGTCCGCTTCGCAGCCGCCGAGGCCCGCACCGCCTTCCCGGATGCCCGCGCCGCGTTCTTCGCGGCCGGTTCCGCCCTCGATGACCCCGCCGTCCCCGACATCGACCTCAGCGTGCGCATCGGCACCCTCACACTGCACAACCCGGTGATGCCGGCGTCCGGTTGTTTCGGCCCGGAACTGGGTGCACTGATCCCCGTCACCGAACTCGGAGCGACCGTCACCAAGACCGTGTTCGGCTCCGCGCGCGGCGGCAACCCGGTGCACCGGCTCACCGAGATACCCGCGGGCATGGTGAACAGCGTGGGCATCCCCAGCCGGGGTCCGGCCGGCTACCTGGCCGAGCTGCACCCGCGCTACGCCGCCCTGGGCGTGCCCACGATCATCAGCGTCGGCGGGCACCGGCCGGGTGAATACGCCCCCGTCGTCGAGGCGTTGCGTGAGCACGGCAGCGCGTTCGAACTCAATGTGTCCTGCCCCAACCTCGACCGGGACGGCACCGACATCGGCTCCGACCCCGCGGCCATCCGCGTCGTGGTCGCAGCCGTGCGGCGGGTCACCGACAAACCCGTCATCGTGAAGCTGCCGGTGCTGGTCGCCTCCATCGCCGACTGTGCGCGAGCCGCCGAGGAGGCCGGTGCCGACGCCGTCTGCGTGGCCAATTCGATCCCTGCGATGCCGTTGGATGCGGGCACCCGCCGGCCGATTCTCGGCAACGTGATCGGCGGCCTGTCCGGACCGTCGATCAGACCGATCGTGCTGCGGCTGGTCTGGCTCGCCTCCCGCGCCGTGCAGATCCCGGTGATCGCCTGCGGCGGAGTCGGTTCCGTCGACGACGCGCTGGACTACGTCGCTGTGGGGGCGAGCGCCGTGCAGGTGGGCACCGCGAGTTTTGCGCGGCCGTTCGCCGCGGTGGAGATTGCCAGGGGGCTGCGGCACCGGTGCCTCGACGCCGGGGTTGGCAGCATCCGTGAGCTGCTCGAGCTGGAGTCCGCACTGTGA
- a CDS encoding polyribonucleotide nucleotidyltransferase: MEGPEITFAETVIDNGKYGKRTIRFETGRLAQQAQGSAAAYIDEETMLLSATSASKQPKDNFDFFPLTIDVEERMYAAGRIPGSFFRREGRPSTEAILTCRLIDRPLRPSFVDGLRNEIQVVVTVLAIAPDEYYDVLAINAASMSTQIAGLPFSGPIGGVRVALIPDTNGSGQWVAFPKHSQVEEAVFSMVVAGRVVTDADGSEDVAIMMIEAEATDNAWTLIQGGAIKPNEEVIAEGIEASKPFIKQLIVAQQQVASAASKPTGNYPLFPPYTTEVYDAVAALAYDGLKDVYVIADKIARQDADDVLKASVKTAIAAKVEAGELPATANNQVGAAYKSVTKLVVRSRVLNEGVRMDGRGLADIRPLDAEVAVIPRVHGSAIFQRGETQILGVTTLNMLKLEQTIDSLSPVTKKRYMHNYNFPPYSTGETGRVGTPKRREIGHGALAERALVPVLPTREEFPYAIRQVSEALSSNGSTSMGSVCASTLSMLNAGVPLRAPVAGIAMGLISDTVDGQTRYAALTDILGAEDALGDMDFKVAGTSEFVTAIQLDTKLDGIPASVLAGALTQAKDARTTILAVLNAAIDKPDEMAPTAPRVISVQIPVDKIGELIGPKGKMINSIQDETGADISIEEDGTVYIGAVDGPSAEAARIMVNSVANPTNPEVGEQFLGTVVKIAAFGAFVSLLPGKDGLLHISEVRKLAGGKRVENVEDVLGVGQKVLVEITKIDDRGKLSLAPVLADEADTHGRDAASEGPEAPAEG, from the coding sequence ATGGAGGGTCCAGAAATCACGTTCGCCGAGACCGTTATCGACAACGGCAAGTACGGCAAGCGCACCATCCGTTTCGAAACCGGGCGTCTCGCCCAGCAGGCGCAGGGCTCTGCCGCCGCCTACATTGACGAAGAGACCATGCTTCTCTCCGCCACGAGCGCCAGCAAGCAGCCGAAGGACAACTTCGACTTCTTCCCGCTGACCATCGATGTCGAAGAGCGCATGTACGCCGCTGGCCGCATCCCGGGCAGCTTCTTCCGCCGCGAAGGTCGCCCGTCGACCGAGGCGATCCTCACCTGCCGTCTGATCGACCGGCCGCTCCGCCCGTCGTTCGTCGACGGCCTGCGCAACGAGATCCAGGTTGTCGTGACCGTTCTGGCCATCGCGCCCGACGAGTACTACGACGTGCTGGCCATCAACGCCGCGTCCATGTCGACCCAGATCGCCGGCCTGCCGTTCTCCGGCCCGATCGGTGGCGTCCGCGTCGCCCTCATCCCCGACACCAACGGCTCCGGCCAGTGGGTCGCTTTCCCGAAGCACTCGCAGGTCGAAGAGGCCGTGTTCAGCATGGTTGTCGCCGGCCGCGTTGTCACGGATGCCGATGGCAGCGAAGACGTCGCGATCATGATGATCGAGGCCGAAGCAACCGACAACGCCTGGACGTTGATCCAGGGCGGCGCCATCAAGCCGAACGAAGAGGTCATCGCCGAGGGTATCGAGGCGTCCAAGCCGTTCATCAAGCAGCTCATCGTCGCCCAGCAGCAGGTTGCCTCCGCGGCATCCAAGCCCACCGGCAACTACCCGCTGTTCCCGCCGTACACCACCGAGGTCTACGACGCTGTCGCAGCCCTGGCGTACGACGGCCTCAAGGACGTCTACGTCATCGCCGACAAGATCGCGCGTCAGGATGCCGACGACGTGCTCAAGGCATCCGTCAAGACCGCCATCGCGGCCAAGGTCGAAGCCGGCGAATTGCCCGCAACGGCCAACAACCAGGTCGGCGCGGCGTACAAGTCCGTCACCAAGCTCGTCGTACGCTCGCGCGTGCTCAACGAGGGCGTTCGTATGGACGGACGCGGCCTGGCCGACATCCGCCCGCTCGACGCCGAGGTCGCGGTCATCCCGCGCGTGCACGGTTCCGCTATCTTCCAGCGCGGCGAGACCCAGATCCTGGGTGTCACCACGCTGAACATGCTCAAGCTCGAGCAGACCATCGACTCCCTGAGCCCGGTCACCAAGAAGCGTTACATGCACAACTACAACTTCCCGCCCTACTCCACCGGTGAGACCGGTCGGGTCGGAACGCCCAAGCGTCGCGAGATCGGCCACGGAGCGCTCGCTGAGCGTGCCCTGGTTCCCGTGCTGCCCACGCGTGAGGAATTCCCGTACGCCATCCGTCAGGTCTCCGAGGCGCTCAGCTCCAACGGTTCCACCTCGATGGGTTCCGTCTGCGCCTCCACCCTGTCGATGCTGAACGCCGGAGTGCCGCTGCGCGCCCCGGTCGCCGGCATCGCCATGGGCCTCATCTCCGACACCGTCGACGGCCAGACCCGCTACGCGGCCCTGACCGACATCCTCGGTGCCGAAGACGCCCTCGGCGACATGGACTTCAAGGTCGCAGGCACGAGCGAATTCGTCACCGCGATCCAGCTCGACACCAAGCTCGACGGCATTCCCGCGTCGGTCCTGGCCGGCGCGCTGACGCAGGCGAAGGATGCCCGTACGACGATCCTCGCCGTGCTGAACGCGGCGATCGACAAGCCCGACGAGATGGCACCGACCGCGCCCCGCGTGATCAGCGTGCAGATCCCCGTCGACAAGATCGGTGAGCTCATCGGCCCGAAGGGCAAGATGATCAACTCGATCCAGGACGAGACCGGCGCCGACATCTCGATCGAGGAAGACGGCACCGTGTACATCGGCGCTGTCGATGGTCCCTCGGCTGAGGCCGCGCGCATCATGGTCAACTCCGTCGCGAACCCCACCAACCCCGAGGTTGGCGAGCAGTTCCTCGGAACTGTCGTGAAGATCGCCGCTTTCGGCGCCTTCGTCTCGCTCCTCCCGGGCAAGGACGGCCTGCTGCACATCTCTGAGGTGCGTAAGCTCGCCGGCGGCAAGCGCGTGGAGAACGTCGAAGACGTCCTCGGCGTGGGCCAGAAGGTCCTCGTTGAGATCACCAAGATTGACGACCGTGGCAAGCTTTCGCTCGCCCCGGTCCTCGCCGATGAGGCCGACACGCACGGTCGCGACGCCGCATCCGAGGGACCCGAAGCTCCGGCCGAAGGTTAG
- a CDS encoding Lrp/AsnC family transcriptional regulator, which translates to MHHLDRVDLELLTALCAKPDSTYVGLAHTLGLSRNTVQARMSRLEESKVFLAFDRRISPAVLGYPLTAFIEVYIAQKRAAEIIAELVLIPEIVQAHGMSGAADLLVRVACADAEDLFRIDRTILACDGVERTETSLAMGELIPYRVTPLLERGIHPKPA; encoded by the coding sequence ATGCACCATCTGGACAGAGTCGACCTCGAGCTGCTCACAGCCCTCTGCGCGAAGCCCGACAGCACCTATGTGGGCCTGGCCCATACGCTCGGGCTTTCCCGCAATACCGTGCAGGCCCGGATGTCCCGGCTCGAGGAATCGAAGGTGTTCCTCGCATTCGACCGGCGGATCAGCCCCGCCGTGCTCGGCTACCCGCTGACGGCGTTCATCGAGGTGTATATCGCGCAGAAGCGGGCCGCGGAGATCATCGCCGAGCTGGTCCTGATTCCCGAGATCGTGCAGGCGCACGGAATGAGCGGAGCAGCCGACCTGCTCGTGCGGGTGGCCTGCGCCGACGCCGAGGACCTGTTCCGGATCGACCGCACCATCCTCGCCTGCGACGGTGTCGAACGCACTGAGACGTCCCTGGCGATGGGCGAGCTCATCCCGTACCGGGTCACGCCGCTGCTCGAGCGCGGCATCCACCCCAAGCCGGCCTGA
- a CDS encoding VOC family protein, protein MADTRETLTPAHTHTVLAGGDFIHLEGALYATYRTADFAAAVRLVDAVAADAEALNHHPDVTLAWGSVEFQLSSHDVAGVTERDLRLALRIQELAGEQEARATHLLPTRIDVAIDCADADAVRPFWRVGLGYVESGQSGETELTDPRGLGPRVWFQHMELSRVERNRIHLDVYVPVADCEERVRDIIAVGGVLLTDEHAPDWWVLADPEGNELCVCSWDA, encoded by the coding sequence ATGGCTGACACCCGAGAGACCCTGACGCCCGCCCACACCCACACGGTGCTCGCCGGGGGAGACTTCATCCATCTGGAGGGCGCCCTCTACGCGACGTACCGCACAGCGGACTTCGCGGCCGCTGTGCGCCTGGTCGACGCTGTGGCCGCCGACGCCGAGGCGTTGAACCACCACCCCGACGTCACTCTGGCGTGGGGATCGGTGGAGTTCCAGCTCAGCTCCCACGACGTGGCCGGGGTCACCGAGCGGGACCTGCGGCTCGCGCTGCGCATCCAGGAACTCGCCGGGGAGCAGGAGGCCCGCGCCACCCACCTGTTGCCGACCCGCATCGACGTCGCCATCGACTGCGCCGACGCGGATGCCGTGCGCCCGTTCTGGCGGGTGGGGCTGGGCTACGTGGAGTCGGGCCAGTCCGGCGAGACCGAACTGACCGACCCGCGCGGTTTGGGCCCCAGGGTTTGGTTCCAGCACATGGAGCTATCGAGGGTGGAACGCAACCGCATCCACCTGGATGTCTACGTGCCGGTCGCCGACTGCGAGGAGCGCGTGCGGGACATCATCGCTGTCGGAGGAGTGCTGCTCACCGACGAACACGCGCCGGACTGGTGGGTGCTGGCCGACCCGGAGGGCAACGAGCTCTGCGTGTGCAGCTGGGACGCCTGA
- a CDS encoding glutathione peroxidase, producing MSDSPLYDIPLTLIDGTPTTFGSFAGKTVLVVNVASKCGFTPQYAGLEALYKRYADSGLVVLGLPCNQFLGEEPGTEEDIQQFCELNFGVTFPLTAKVDVRGKHQHPLYAELTKFKKGVLPGLIKWNFEKFLVNSDGVIVDRFASTVEPESAQLVAAIEQSLARTAA from the coding sequence ATGTCCGACTCCCCGCTCTACGACATCCCGCTCACACTCATCGACGGCACACCCACCACCTTCGGCAGCTTCGCCGGCAAGACCGTGCTCGTGGTCAACGTGGCCTCCAAATGCGGTTTCACGCCCCAGTACGCGGGGTTGGAGGCGCTCTACAAGCGTTACGCCGACAGCGGCCTGGTGGTGCTCGGCCTACCGTGCAACCAGTTCCTGGGCGAGGAACCCGGCACGGAAGAGGACATCCAACAGTTCTGCGAGCTCAACTTCGGCGTCACCTTCCCGCTCACTGCCAAGGTGGACGTGCGCGGCAAGCACCAGCATCCGCTCTATGCGGAGCTGACGAAGTTCAAGAAGGGCGTGTTGCCCGGCCTGATCAAGTGGAACTTCGAGAAGTTCCTGGTGAACTCGGACGGCGTGATCGTGGACAGGTTCGCGTCAACGGTCGAACCGGAATCCGCCCAGCTCGTCGCGGCGATCGAGCAGTCCCTGGCCCGCACCGCGGCCTGA